From a single Pongo pygmaeus isolate AG05252 chromosome 12, NHGRI_mPonPyg2-v2.0_pri, whole genome shotgun sequence genomic region:
- the IL36A gene encoding interleukin-36 alpha has translation MEKALKIDTPQRGSIQDINHRVWVLQDQTLIAVPRKDRMSPVTIALISCRHVETLEKDRGNPIYLGLNGLNLCLTCAKVGDQPTLQLTEKDIMDLYNQPEPVKSFLFYHSQSGRNSTFESVAFPGWFIAVSSEGGCPLILTQELGKANTTDFGLTMLF, from the exons ATGGAAAAAG CATTGAAAATTGACACACCTCAGCGGGGGAGCATTCAGGATATCAATCATCGGGTGTGGGTTCTTCAGGACCAGACACTCATAGCAGTCCCGAGGAAGGACCGTATGTCTCCAG TCACTATTGCCTTAATCTCATGCCGACATGTGGAGACCCTTGAGAAAGACAGAGGGAACCCCATCTACCTGGGACTGAATGGGCTCAATCTCTGCCTGACGTGTGCTAAGGTTGGGGACCAGCCCACGCTGCAGCTGACG GAAAAGGATATAATGGATTTGTACAACCAACCCGAGCCTGTGAAGTCCTTTCTCTTCTACCACAGCCAGAGTGGCAGGAACTCCACCTTTGAGTCTGTGGCCTTCCCTGGCTGGTTCATCGCTGTCAGCTCTGAAGGAGGCTGTCCTCTCATCCTTACCCAAGAACTGGGGAAAGCCAACACAACTGACTTTGGGTTAACTATGCTGTTTTAA